In Bacillus cereus ATCC 14579, a single window of DNA contains:
- a CDS encoding helix-turn-helix transcriptional regulator — MEMKDRIKQIRIDNKMNQEQFGKEVDLTKGTGSKFENGKAFPSRETIEKIAKRFNVPVNYLYGENKDDDSSDDKYKKFKEIMEWLEPLPKDKEDMALEQMLAIAQALSRLHNKTEK, encoded by the coding sequence ATGGAAATGAAGGATAGAATTAAACAAATTCGAATAGATAACAAAATGAATCAAGAACAATTCGGAAAAGAAGTGGATTTAACTAAAGGGACTGGTTCAAAGTTTGAAAATGGAAAAGCATTCCCAAGTCGTGAAACCATAGAAAAGATAGCGAAGAGATTTAATGTACCTGTAAATTATTTGTACGGAGAAAATAAAGATGACGACTCTAGTGATGATAAATATAAAAAATTCAAAGAAATCATGGAATGGCTAGAACCGCTGCCAAAGGATAAAGAAGATATGGCGTTAGAACAAATGTTAGCTATCGCTCAAGCTCTTAGCAGACTCCATAATAAAACAGAAAAATAG
- a CDS encoding helix-turn-helix domain-containing protein: MQNQKQLTALQKAFEDSGLKYHELANMVGISKSYCYKIINYNLRVYYDVAVKISNVLGKETDILFNEQEKKFEYEVSLSETKGGEKNEPITSFATSSK, encoded by the coding sequence ATGCAAAATCAAAAACAACTAACGGCACTTCAAAAAGCTTTTGAAGATTCTGGTCTTAAATATCATGAATTAGCTAATATGGTTGGTATATCAAAGTCTTACTGCTATAAAATTATAAATTATAATCTAAGAGTTTATTATGATGTAGCTGTAAAAATATCAAATGTTTTAGGTAAAGAAACCGACATTCTATTTAATGAACAGGAAAAAAAATTTGAATATGAAGTTTCATTGAGTGAAACTAAAGGGGGTGAAAAAAATGAGCCAATTACAAGTTTTGCAACATCCAGTAAATGA